A genomic stretch from Nilaparvata lugens isolate BPH chromosome 8, ASM1435652v1, whole genome shotgun sequence includes:
- the LOC111043804 gene encoding N-acetylglucosaminyl-phosphatidylinositol de-N-acetylase, producing MDEFKSIFNNYGITKRLWDQLCSEIIEGSATYFYETTRTCALVILLHILICFLFYYFQDNFSHKVVNNELVKNSRRILLVIAHPDDECMFFGPVILTLTKKRDCQLFLLCLSNGNFRKLGSKRKQELWDSCKTLGIPDSHITLCNNPFMQDDPTVVWKKDEVAQVILEQVESLDIDTVLTFDEDGVSGHYNHISIFNAMSYMLTKNILPNDCKVFTLQSINILRKYSFYMDLLMTHITSNIICKVKNDELYTIKKAMEQHKTQYVWFRKIYIRFSRYSFINSFREIDSSCFDFDIDDNGL from the coding sequence ATGGATGAgttcaaatcaatttttaataattacgGCATAACTAAACGGCTTTGGGATCAACTGTGTTCGGAAATTATTGAAGGATCTGCTACTTACTTCTATGAAACTACTAGAACCTGTGCATTAGTGATACTTCTTCATATTCTCATATGCTTCCTATTCTACTATTTTCAAGACAATTTCTCTCATAAAGTTGTAAATAATGAACTTGTAAAGAACTCTCGCAGAATTCTCCTAGTGATCGCCCATCCTGATGATGAATGCATGTTTTTCGGCCCTGTGATATTAACGTTAACCAAGAAAAGAGACTGTCAACTCTTCCTCCTATGTCTTTCCAATGGTAATTTCCGTAAATTGGGATCAAAAAGAAAGCAAGAACTCTGGGATAGCTGCAAAACTTTGGGTATTCCAGACAGTCATATCACACTATGCAACAATCCATTCATGCAAGATGACCCGACTGTAGTTTGGAAAAAAGATGAAGTGGCTCAAGTTATTCTAGAACAAGTAGAATCACTTGATATTGATACAGTGCTAACCTTTGACGAGGATGGTGTTAGTGGACATTACAATCATATCTCAATATTTAATGCTATGTCCTACATGCTCACAAAAAACATTCTTCCCAATGATTGCAAAGTTTTTACTTTGCAGTCTATCAATATTCTTCGTAAATATTCTTTCTACATGGATCTACTCATGACGCACATTACATCTAATATTATTTGCAAAGTGAAAAATGATGAACTCTATACTATAAAGAAAGCTATGGAGCAGCATAAAACTCAGTATGTTTGGTTCaggaaaatatatataagattTTCTAGATATTCTTTTATAAACTCTTTTCGAGAAATTGATAGTAGCTGCTTTGATTTTGATATAGATGATAATGGTCTCTAA